In the genome of Oncorhynchus mykiss isolate Arlee chromosome 18, USDA_OmykA_1.1, whole genome shotgun sequence, one region contains:
- the LOC110495556 gene encoding STE20-related kinase adapter protein beta isoform X4 encodes MPSREALHPHEEKSMSFLDCSCISPTQVQPISIEDQYEDVSHQYLSSDVSECTFAWGGAGSDDITALSANSAHYQLLSELGKGFNNLSQVRMARHTPSRQLVAVKNTNLDECTEDELLQLMNEVLLSRLFRHPNLLTSRLVFSSCCQLWVLTPLMGYGSADSLLRTFFPDGMSESLIAYLLHGVLKALQYLHLMGYVHRGVKASHILLSGEGRVYLSGLHSVYSMMRDGKKVRTVYDMPHHSPALLPWLSPELLRQDLHGYGVKSDIYSLGIVVCELVSGRVPFQDMPPTQMLLQKLRGSHCCLLDVAPSPIGELRGLKVSRSGVDSGIGESVATGSLTRTATAERPQSPAPKNHSVTLHNLVQLCLQQQPDCRPSASTLLTHAFFKQVKRHHTRDSFLSLMYPAVPLGVSSPDDPHVSCSPTPSCHPPTSAIAHSTEEVWDFS; translated from the exons ATGCCATCGCGTGAAGCGCTACACCCCCACGAAGAGAAATCCATGTCTTTCTTG GACTGCTCCTGCATCTCCCCCACTcaggtccagccaatcagcaTAGAGGACCAGTATGAGGACGTCAGCCACCAATACCTG AGCTCCGACGTCTCAGAATGCACTTTCGCCTGGGGTGGTGCAGGCAGCGATGACATCACAGCGCTCTCTGCTAACTCCGCCCACTACCAGCTGCTGTCAGAGCTGG GGAAAGGCTTCAACAACCTGAGCCAGGTGCGCATGGCGCGCCACACCCCCTCCCGCCAGCTGGTGGCAGTCAAGAACACCAACCTGGATGAGTGTACTGAGGATGAGCTGCTACAGTTGATG AACGAGGTTCTTCTCTCCAGGCTTTTCCGCCACCCCAACCTGCTGACCTCTCGCCTGGTCTTCAGCTCCTGCTGCCAGCTCTGGGTCCTCACACCACTCATGGGCTACG gtTCGGCAGATAGCCTGCTGAGGACCTTCTTCCCTGACGGGATGAGTGAGTCCCTGATCGCTTACCTCCTCCACGGAGTCCTGAAGGCTCTGCAATACCTGCACCTCATGGGCTACGTGCACAG gGGAGTGAAGGCCAGTCACATCCTGCTGTCTGGGGAGGGCCGTGTCTACCTCTCGGGGCTTCACAGTGTTTACAGTATGATGCGGGatgggaagaaggtgaggaccgtGTACGACATGCCCCACCACAGCCCCGCCCTGCTACCCTGGCTCAGCCCAGAGCTGCTACGACAGGACCTGCATGGCTATGGGGTGAAGTCAGACATCTACAGTCTGGGGATAGTAGTCTGTGAGCTGGTCAGTGGCAGGGTGCCTTTCCAGGACATGCCCCCTACACAG atGCTGCTCCAGAAGCTGCGTGGGTCCCACTGCTGcctgctggacgtggccccctcCCCCATAGGGGAGCTGAGGGGGCTGAAGGTGTCCCGCTCCGGGGTGGACTCTGGCATCGGGGAGAGTGTTGCCACGGGCAGCCTGACCCGCACCGCCACCGCCGAGAGACCTCAGAGCCCCGCCCCCAAGAACCACTCGGTCACCTTGCACAACCTGGTCCAGCTGTGTCTGCAACAGCAGCCCGACTGCAG ACCCTCTGCTTCTACACTGTTGACCCATGCCTTCTTCAAACAG GTGAAAAGGCATCATACCCGGGACTCCTTCCTTAGTCTCATGTACCCCGCGGTGCCCCTTGGAGTTTCCAGCCCCGATGACCCCCATGTGTCCTGCTCCCCTACCCCGTCCTGCCACCCCCCCACCTCCGCCATCGCTCACTCCACAGAGGAGGTGTGGGACTTCTCCTAA
- the LOC110495556 gene encoding STE20-related kinase adapter protein beta isoform X5: protein MPSREALHPHEEKSMSFLDCSCISPTQVQPISIEDQYEDVSHQYLSSDVSECTFAWGGAGSDDITALSANSAHYQLLSELGKGFNNLSQVRMARHTPSRQLVAVKNTNLDECTEDELLQLMNEVLLSRLFRHPNLLTSRLVFSSCCQLWVLTPLMGYGSADSLLRTFFPDGMSESLIAYLLHGVLKALQYLHLMGYVHRGVKASHILLSGEGRVYLSGLHSVYSMMRDGKKVRTVYDMPHHSPALLPWLSPELLRQDLHGYGVKSDIYSLGIVVCELVSGRVPFQDMPPTQMLLQKLRGSHCCLLDVAPSPIGELRGLKVSRSGVDSGIGESVATGSLTRTATAERPQSPAPKNHSVTLHNLVQLCLQQQPDCR from the exons ATGCCATCGCGTGAAGCGCTACACCCCCACGAAGAGAAATCCATGTCTTTCTTG GACTGCTCCTGCATCTCCCCCACTcaggtccagccaatcagcaTAGAGGACCAGTATGAGGACGTCAGCCACCAATACCTG AGCTCCGACGTCTCAGAATGCACTTTCGCCTGGGGTGGTGCAGGCAGCGATGACATCACAGCGCTCTCTGCTAACTCCGCCCACTACCAGCTGCTGTCAGAGCTGG GGAAAGGCTTCAACAACCTGAGCCAGGTGCGCATGGCGCGCCACACCCCCTCCCGCCAGCTGGTGGCAGTCAAGAACACCAACCTGGATGAGTGTACTGAGGATGAGCTGCTACAGTTGATG AACGAGGTTCTTCTCTCCAGGCTTTTCCGCCACCCCAACCTGCTGACCTCTCGCCTGGTCTTCAGCTCCTGCTGCCAGCTCTGGGTCCTCACACCACTCATGGGCTACG gtTCGGCAGATAGCCTGCTGAGGACCTTCTTCCCTGACGGGATGAGTGAGTCCCTGATCGCTTACCTCCTCCACGGAGTCCTGAAGGCTCTGCAATACCTGCACCTCATGGGCTACGTGCACAG gGGAGTGAAGGCCAGTCACATCCTGCTGTCTGGGGAGGGCCGTGTCTACCTCTCGGGGCTTCACAGTGTTTACAGTATGATGCGGGatgggaagaaggtgaggaccgtGTACGACATGCCCCACCACAGCCCCGCCCTGCTACCCTGGCTCAGCCCAGAGCTGCTACGACAGGACCTGCATGGCTATGGGGTGAAGTCAGACATCTACAGTCTGGGGATAGTAGTCTGTGAGCTGGTCAGTGGCAGGGTGCCTTTCCAGGACATGCCCCCTACACAG atGCTGCTCCAGAAGCTGCGTGGGTCCCACTGCTGcctgctggacgtggccccctcCCCCATAGGGGAGCTGAGGGGGCTGAAGGTGTCCCGCTCCGGGGTGGACTCTGGCATCGGGGAGAGTGTTGCCACGGGCAGCCTGACCCGCACCGCCACCGCCGAGAGACCTCAGAGCCCCGCCCCCAAGAACCACTCGGTCACCTTGCACAACCTGGTCCAGCTGTGTCTGCAACAGCAGCCCGACTGCAG GTGA
- the LOC110495556 gene encoding uncharacterized protein LOC110495556 isoform X1, which produces MPSREALHPHEEKSMSFLDCSCISPTQVQPISIEDQYEDVSHQYLSSDVSECTFAWGGAGSDDITALSANSAHYQLLSELGKGFNNLSQVRMARHTPSRQLVAVKNTNLDECTEDELLQLMNEVLLSRLFRHPNLLTSRLVFSSCCQLWVLTPLMGYGSADSLLRTFFPDGMSESLIAYLLHGVLKALQYLHLMGYVHRGVKASHILLSGEGRVYLSGLHSVYSMMRDGKKVRTVYDMPHHSPALLPWLSPELLRQDLHGYGVKSDIYSLGIVVCELVSGRVPFQDMPPTQMLLQKLRGSHCCLLDVAPSPIGELRGLKVSRSGVDSGIGESVATGSLTRTATAERRYTQEQQTLYTGAADVLHRGSRRYTQEQQTLYTGAADVIHRSSRRYTQGQQTLYTGAADVIHRSSRRYTQGQQTLYTGAADVIHRSSRHYTQEQQTLYTGAADVIHRSSRRYTQEQQTLYTGAADVIHRGSRRYTQGQQTLYRSSRRYTGAADVIHRSSRRYTGAADVIHRGSRRYTQEQQTLYRSSRRYTQEQQTLYTGAADVIHRGSRRYTQGQQTLYTGAADVIHRSSRRYTQEQQTLYTGAADVIHRSSRRYTQEQQTFYTGAADVIQEQQTLYTGAADVIHRSSRRYTQGQQTLYTGAADVIHRSSRRSTQEQQTFYRGSDPLLLHC; this is translated from the exons ATGCCATCGCGTGAAGCGCTACACCCCCACGAAGAGAAATCCATGTCTTTCTTG GACTGCTCCTGCATCTCCCCCACTcaggtccagccaatcagcaTAGAGGACCAGTATGAGGACGTCAGCCACCAATACCTG AGCTCCGACGTCTCAGAATGCACTTTCGCCTGGGGTGGTGCAGGCAGCGATGACATCACAGCGCTCTCTGCTAACTCCGCCCACTACCAGCTGCTGTCAGAGCTGG GGAAAGGCTTCAACAACCTGAGCCAGGTGCGCATGGCGCGCCACACCCCCTCCCGCCAGCTGGTGGCAGTCAAGAACACCAACCTGGATGAGTGTACTGAGGATGAGCTGCTACAGTTGATG AACGAGGTTCTTCTCTCCAGGCTTTTCCGCCACCCCAACCTGCTGACCTCTCGCCTGGTCTTCAGCTCCTGCTGCCAGCTCTGGGTCCTCACACCACTCATGGGCTACG gtTCGGCAGATAGCCTGCTGAGGACCTTCTTCCCTGACGGGATGAGTGAGTCCCTGATCGCTTACCTCCTCCACGGAGTCCTGAAGGCTCTGCAATACCTGCACCTCATGGGCTACGTGCACAG gGGAGTGAAGGCCAGTCACATCCTGCTGTCTGGGGAGGGCCGTGTCTACCTCTCGGGGCTTCACAGTGTTTACAGTATGATGCGGGatgggaagaaggtgaggaccgtGTACGACATGCCCCACCACAGCCCCGCCCTGCTACCCTGGCTCAGCCCAGAGCTGCTACGACAGGACCTGCATGGCTATGGGGTGAAGTCAGACATCTACAGTCTGGGGATAGTAGTCTGTGAGCTGGTCAGTGGCAGGGTGCCTTTCCAGGACATGCCCCCTACACAG atGCTGCTCCAGAAGCTGCGTGGGTCCCACTGCTGcctgctggacgtggccccctcCCCCATAGGGGAGCTGAGGGGGCTGAAGGTGTCCCGCTCCGGGGTGGACTCTGGCATCGGGGAGAGTGTTGCCACGGGCAGCCTGACCCGCACCGCCACCGCCGAG AGACGTTATACACAGGAGCAGCAGACGTTATACACAGGGGCAGCAGACGTTCTACACAGGGGCAGCAGACGTTATACACAGGAGCAGCAGACGTTATACACAGGAGCAGCAGACGTTATACACAGGAGCAGCAGACGTTATACACAGGGGCAGCAGACGTTATACACAGGAGCAGCAGACGTTATACACAGGAGCAGCAGACGTTATACACAGGGGCAGCAGACGTTATACACAGGGGCAGCAGACGTTATACACAGGAGCAGCAGACATTATACACAGGAGCAGCAGACGTTATACACAGGGGCAGCAGACGTTATACACAGGAGCAGCAGACGTTATACACAGGAGCAGCAGACGTTATACACAGGGGCAGCAGACGTTATACACAGGGGCAGCAGACGTTATACACAGGGGCAGCAGACGTTATACAGGAGCAGCAGACGTTATACAGGGGCAGCAGACGTTATACACAGGAGCAGCAGACGTTATACAGGAGCAGCAGACGTTATACACAGGGGCAGCAGACGTTATACACAGGAGCAGCAGACGTTATACAGGAGCAGCAGACGTTATACACAGGAGCAGCAGACGTTATACACAGGGGCAGCAGACGTTATACACAGGGGCAGCAGACGTTATACACAGGGGCAGCAGACGTTATACACAGGAGCAGCAGACGTTATACACAGGAGCAGCAGACGTTATACACAGGAGCAGCAGACGTTATACACAGGAGCAGCAGACGTTATACACAGGAGCAGCAGACGTTATACACAGGAGCAGCAGACGTTCTACACAGGGGCAGCAGACGTTATACAGGAGCAGCAGACGTTATACACAGGGGCAGCAGACGTTATACACAGGAGCAGCAGACGTTATACACAGGGGCAGCAGACGTTATACACAGGAGCAGCAGACGTTATACACAGGAGCAGCAGACGTTCTACACAGGAGCAGCAGACGTTCTACAGGGGCTCTG ACCCTCTGCTTCTACACTGTTGA
- the LOC110495556 gene encoding uncharacterized protein LOC110495556 isoform X3, producing MPSREALHPHEEKSMSFLSSDVSECTFAWGGAGSDDITALSANSAHYQLLSELGKGFNNLSQVRMARHTPSRQLVAVKNTNLDECTEDELLQLMNEVLLSRLFRHPNLLTSRLVFSSCCQLWVLTPLMGYGSADSLLRTFFPDGMSESLIAYLLHGVLKALQYLHLMGYVHRGVKASHILLSGEGRVYLSGLHSVYSMMRDGKKVRTVYDMPHHSPALLPWLSPELLRQDLHGYGVKSDIYSLGIVVCELVSGRVPFQDMPPTQMLLQKLRGSHCCLLDVAPSPIGELRGLKVSRSGVDSGIGESVATGSLTRTATAERRYTQEQQTLYTGAADVLHRGSRRYTQEQQTLYTGAADVIHRSSRRYTQGQQTLYTGAADVIHRSSRRYTQGQQTLYTGAADVIHRSSRHYTQEQQTLYTGAADVIHRSSRRYTQEQQTLYTGAADVIHRGSRRYTQGQQTLYRSSRRYTGAADVIHRSSRRYTGAADVIHRGSRRYTQEQQTLYRSSRRYTQEQQTLYTGAADVIHRGSRRYTQGQQTLYTGAADVIHRSSRRYTQEQQTLYTGAADVIHRSSRRYTQEQQTFYTGAADVIQEQQTLYTGAADVIHRSSRRYTQGQQTLYTGAADVIHRSSRRSTQEQQTFYRGSDPLLLHC from the exons ATGCCATCGCGTGAAGCGCTACACCCCCACGAAGAGAAATCCATGTCTTTCTTG AGCTCCGACGTCTCAGAATGCACTTTCGCCTGGGGTGGTGCAGGCAGCGATGACATCACAGCGCTCTCTGCTAACTCCGCCCACTACCAGCTGCTGTCAGAGCTGG GGAAAGGCTTCAACAACCTGAGCCAGGTGCGCATGGCGCGCCACACCCCCTCCCGCCAGCTGGTGGCAGTCAAGAACACCAACCTGGATGAGTGTACTGAGGATGAGCTGCTACAGTTGATG AACGAGGTTCTTCTCTCCAGGCTTTTCCGCCACCCCAACCTGCTGACCTCTCGCCTGGTCTTCAGCTCCTGCTGCCAGCTCTGGGTCCTCACACCACTCATGGGCTACG gtTCGGCAGATAGCCTGCTGAGGACCTTCTTCCCTGACGGGATGAGTGAGTCCCTGATCGCTTACCTCCTCCACGGAGTCCTGAAGGCTCTGCAATACCTGCACCTCATGGGCTACGTGCACAG gGGAGTGAAGGCCAGTCACATCCTGCTGTCTGGGGAGGGCCGTGTCTACCTCTCGGGGCTTCACAGTGTTTACAGTATGATGCGGGatgggaagaaggtgaggaccgtGTACGACATGCCCCACCACAGCCCCGCCCTGCTACCCTGGCTCAGCCCAGAGCTGCTACGACAGGACCTGCATGGCTATGGGGTGAAGTCAGACATCTACAGTCTGGGGATAGTAGTCTGTGAGCTGGTCAGTGGCAGGGTGCCTTTCCAGGACATGCCCCCTACACAG atGCTGCTCCAGAAGCTGCGTGGGTCCCACTGCTGcctgctggacgtggccccctcCCCCATAGGGGAGCTGAGGGGGCTGAAGGTGTCCCGCTCCGGGGTGGACTCTGGCATCGGGGAGAGTGTTGCCACGGGCAGCCTGACCCGCACCGCCACCGCCGAG AGACGTTATACACAGGAGCAGCAGACGTTATACACAGGGGCAGCAGACGTTCTACACAGGGGCAGCAGACGTTATACACAGGAGCAGCAGACGTTATACACAGGAGCAGCAGACGTTATACACAGGAGCAGCAGACGTTATACACAGGGGCAGCAGACGTTATACACAGGAGCAGCAGACGTTATACACAGGAGCAGCAGACGTTATACACAGGGGCAGCAGACGTTATACACAGGGGCAGCAGACGTTATACACAGGAGCAGCAGACATTATACACAGGAGCAGCAGACGTTATACACAGGGGCAGCAGACGTTATACACAGGAGCAGCAGACGTTATACACAGGAGCAGCAGACGTTATACACAGGGGCAGCAGACGTTATACACAGGGGCAGCAGACGTTATACACAGGGGCAGCAGACGTTATACAGGAGCAGCAGACGTTATACAGGGGCAGCAGACGTTATACACAGGAGCAGCAGACGTTATACAGGAGCAGCAGACGTTATACACAGGGGCAGCAGACGTTATACACAGGAGCAGCAGACGTTATACAGGAGCAGCAGACGTTATACACAGGAGCAGCAGACGTTATACACAGGGGCAGCAGACGTTATACACAGGGGCAGCAGACGTTATACACAGGGGCAGCAGACGTTATACACAGGAGCAGCAGACGTTATACACAGGAGCAGCAGACGTTATACACAGGAGCAGCAGACGTTATACACAGGAGCAGCAGACGTTATACACAGGAGCAGCAGACGTTATACACAGGAGCAGCAGACGTTCTACACAGGGGCAGCAGACGTTATACAGGAGCAGCAGACGTTATACACAGGGGCAGCAGACGTTATACACAGGAGCAGCAGACGTTATACACAGGGGCAGCAGACGTTATACACAGGAGCAGCAGACGTTATACACAGGAGCAGCAGACGTTCTACACAGGAGCAGCAGACGTTCTACAGGGGCTCTG ACCCTCTGCTTCTACACTGTTGA
- the LOC110495556 gene encoding uncharacterized protein LOC110495556 isoform X2 produces MPSREALHPHEEKSMSFLDCSCISPTQVQPISIEDQYEDVSHQYLSSDVSECTFAWGGAGSDDITALSANSAHYQLLSELGKGFNNLSQVRMARHTPSRQLVAVKNTNLDECTEDELLQLMNEVLLSRLFRHPNLLTSRLVFSSCCQLWVLTPLMGYGSADSLLRTFFPDGMSESLIAYLLHGVLKALQYLHLMGYVHRGVKASHILLSGEGRVYLSGLHSVYSMMRDGKKVRTVYDMPHHSPALLPWLSPELLRQDLHGYGVKSDIYSLGIVVCELVSGRVPFQDMPPTQMLLQKLRGSHCCLLDVAPSPIGELRGLKVSRSGVDSGIGESVATGSLTRTATAERRYTQEQQTLYTGAADVLHRGSRRYTQEQQTLYTGAADVIHRSSRRYTQGQQTLYTGAADVIHRSSRRYTQGQQTLYTGAADVIHRSSRHYTQEQQTLYTGAADVIHRSSRRYTQEQQTLYTGAADVIHRGSRRYTQGQQTLYRSSRRYTGAADVIHRSSRRYTGAADVIHRGSRRYTQEQQTLYRSSRRYTQEQQTLYTGAADVIHRGSRRYTQGQQTLYTGAADVIHRSSRRYTQEQQTLYTGAADVIHRSSRRYTQEQQTFYTGAADVIQEQQTLYTGAADVIHRSSRRYTQGQQTLYTGAADVIHRSSRRSTQEQQTFYRGSGTSV; encoded by the exons ATGCCATCGCGTGAAGCGCTACACCCCCACGAAGAGAAATCCATGTCTTTCTTG GACTGCTCCTGCATCTCCCCCACTcaggtccagccaatcagcaTAGAGGACCAGTATGAGGACGTCAGCCACCAATACCTG AGCTCCGACGTCTCAGAATGCACTTTCGCCTGGGGTGGTGCAGGCAGCGATGACATCACAGCGCTCTCTGCTAACTCCGCCCACTACCAGCTGCTGTCAGAGCTGG GGAAAGGCTTCAACAACCTGAGCCAGGTGCGCATGGCGCGCCACACCCCCTCCCGCCAGCTGGTGGCAGTCAAGAACACCAACCTGGATGAGTGTACTGAGGATGAGCTGCTACAGTTGATG AACGAGGTTCTTCTCTCCAGGCTTTTCCGCCACCCCAACCTGCTGACCTCTCGCCTGGTCTTCAGCTCCTGCTGCCAGCTCTGGGTCCTCACACCACTCATGGGCTACG gtTCGGCAGATAGCCTGCTGAGGACCTTCTTCCCTGACGGGATGAGTGAGTCCCTGATCGCTTACCTCCTCCACGGAGTCCTGAAGGCTCTGCAATACCTGCACCTCATGGGCTACGTGCACAG gGGAGTGAAGGCCAGTCACATCCTGCTGTCTGGGGAGGGCCGTGTCTACCTCTCGGGGCTTCACAGTGTTTACAGTATGATGCGGGatgggaagaaggtgaggaccgtGTACGACATGCCCCACCACAGCCCCGCCCTGCTACCCTGGCTCAGCCCAGAGCTGCTACGACAGGACCTGCATGGCTATGGGGTGAAGTCAGACATCTACAGTCTGGGGATAGTAGTCTGTGAGCTGGTCAGTGGCAGGGTGCCTTTCCAGGACATGCCCCCTACACAG atGCTGCTCCAGAAGCTGCGTGGGTCCCACTGCTGcctgctggacgtggccccctcCCCCATAGGGGAGCTGAGGGGGCTGAAGGTGTCCCGCTCCGGGGTGGACTCTGGCATCGGGGAGAGTGTTGCCACGGGCAGCCTGACCCGCACCGCCACCGCCGAG AGACGTTATACACAGGAGCAGCAGACGTTATACACAGGGGCAGCAGACGTTCTACACAGGGGCAGCAGACGTTATACACAGGAGCAGCAGACGTTATACACAGGAGCAGCAGACGTTATACACAGGAGCAGCAGACGTTATACACAGGGGCAGCAGACGTTATACACAGGAGCAGCAGACGTTATACACAGGAGCAGCAGACGTTATACACAGGGGCAGCAGACGTTATACACAGGGGCAGCAGACGTTATACACAGGAGCAGCAGACATTATACACAGGAGCAGCAGACGTTATACACAGGGGCAGCAGACGTTATACACAGGAGCAGCAGACGTTATACACAGGAGCAGCAGACGTTATACACAGGGGCAGCAGACGTTATACACAGGGGCAGCAGACGTTATACACAGGGGCAGCAGACGTTATACAGGAGCAGCAGACGTTATACAGGGGCAGCAGACGTTATACACAGGAGCAGCAGACGTTATACAGGAGCAGCAGACGTTATACACAGGGGCAGCAGACGTTATACACAGGAGCAGCAGACGTTATACAGGAGCAGCAGACGTTATACACAGGAGCAGCAGACGTTATACACAGGGGCAGCAGACGTTATACACAGGGGCAGCAGACGTTATACACAGGGGCAGCAGACGTTATACACAGGAGCAGCAGACGTTATACACAGGAGCAGCAGACGTTATACACAGGAGCAGCAGACGTTATACACAGGAGCAGCAGACGTTATACACAGGAGCAGCAGACGTTATACACAGGAGCAGCAGACGTTCTACACAGGGGCAGCAGACGTTATACAGGAGCAGCAGACGTTATACACAGGGGCAGCAGACGTTATACACAGGAGCAGCAGACGTTATACACAGGGGCAGCAGACGTTATACACAGGAGCAGCAGACGTTATACACAGGAGCAGCAGACGTTCTACACAGGAGCAGCAGACGTTCTACAGGGGCTCTGGTACCTCCGTTTGA